One Clostridium estertheticum DNA segment encodes these proteins:
- a CDS encoding tetratricopeptide repeat protein, translated as MVKLDKLKSILNSSKLKEVGGKKISLYLIVLCVTIMSVTFITITQKTPDLSKLASEAEKHFYNQEYDLAIEKYSDLAKKDSLSPKWNIKIAEVYSVKNDLVNSLKYMDISKKYKQIDGESYNFMVLTEFINGKYEQALKDGEIALKKYPKDKGLIKTMFTVYMGNNKVDSANELMISYPVDIKSSYDTAEYARMLMLVGKWEEGYSVLKNAWELNKDEYKIYDVLAQVALYNKDSLLQNITALSKKYPNDLSYKMWLAKIYSLGADTVGEANKLIDELSSKNVGNMQIELIKANVYKNMNELEKSDKLIQNLILQHPNDYRAYHSAGWYYLYKKDYKKAKEYCNKSIQLNKEYPDNYGFLMPEILKEESAKLAAEPYFRTALTKEPYNYNIMLNLANYYWYKANNSGKALEYFNLASLIKPQDAEIKYNMALIKLDDKKTDDAIKILKICIKLNELMPKYHRTLATIYMTENKPVEAKVEIDSAYHVDEEDILTLNNAGCYYITYKQDLERGFYNISKAYQGLNDSYDDYTKKVIVENYDKAQKLKESYTKGKANQELKIPEFVLFY; from the coding sequence CCATTTTAAATAGCAGTAAATTAAAAGAGGTAGGAGGTAAAAAAATATCGCTTTATTTAATTGTTTTGTGTGTTACAATTATGAGCGTTACCTTTATAACTATAACACAAAAAACGCCAGATTTAAGTAAATTAGCTTCTGAGGCTGAAAAACATTTTTACAATCAGGAATATGATTTAGCTATTGAAAAATATAGTGATCTTGCAAAGAAGGATTCACTTTCACCAAAATGGAATATTAAAATAGCTGAAGTTTATTCCGTTAAAAATGATTTAGTGAACTCATTAAAATATATGGATATTTCAAAGAAGTATAAACAAATAGATGGTGAGAGTTATAACTTTATGGTATTAACGGAATTTATAAATGGTAAGTATGAGCAAGCACTTAAAGATGGGGAGATTGCATTAAAAAAATACCCTAAAGACAAAGGTTTAATAAAAACTATGTTTACCGTTTATATGGGAAATAATAAGGTTGATAGCGCAAATGAACTTATGATAAGCTATCCAGTGGATATAAAATCTTCCTATGACACTGCAGAATATGCTAGAATGTTAATGCTAGTGGGTAAATGGGAAGAGGGATATAGTGTATTAAAGAATGCATGGGAATTAAATAAGGATGAATACAAGATATATGATGTACTAGCCCAGGTAGCGTTATATAATAAGGATTCTCTATTGCAAAATATAACTGCGCTTTCAAAAAAGTATCCGAATGATCTATCCTATAAAATGTGGTTAGCTAAGATATATTCGCTAGGTGCGGACACTGTAGGTGAGGCAAATAAATTAATTGATGAACTCTCTAGTAAAAATGTAGGCAATATGCAAATTGAATTAATAAAAGCTAATGTTTACAAAAACATGAATGAACTAGAAAAGTCTGATAAATTAATTCAAAATTTAATTTTGCAGCATCCAAATGATTACAGAGCCTATCATAGCGCAGGCTGGTATTATCTTTATAAGAAAGATTATAAAAAGGCTAAAGAATATTGCAATAAATCTATTCAGCTTAACAAAGAATACCCAGATAATTATGGATTTTTAATGCCGGAAATATTGAAAGAGGAGTCCGCCAAATTAGCAGCAGAGCCTTATTTTAGAACAGCTCTAACTAAAGAGCCTTATAATTATAATATAATGCTTAATTTAGCAAACTATTATTGGTACAAGGCTAATAATAGTGGAAAAGCCCTAGAATATTTTAATTTAGCATCACTTATAAAACCACAGGATGCAGAGATAAAATATAATATGGCACTAATTAAACTTGATGATAAAAAAACGGATGATGCAATAAAAATCTTAAAGATATGTATCAAATTAAATGAACTAATGCCTAAGTATCATAGAACCTTAGCAACCATATACATGACTGAAAATAAACCAGTAGAAGCTAAAGTGGAAATTGATAGTGCATATCATGTGGATGAAGAAGATATTTTGACTTTAAATAATGCTGGCTGTTATTATATAACTTATAAGCAGGATTTAGAAAGGGGCTTTTACAATATAAGTAAAGCCTATCAGGGTTTGAATGACTCTTATGATGACTACACTAAAAAAGTCATTGTGGAGAATTATGATAAGGCGCAGAAATTAAAAGAAAGCTATACCAAGGGAAAAGCTAATCAAGAATTAAAAATCCCTGAGTTTGTACTATTTTATTAA